Genomic window (Flavobacteriales bacterium):
GGTGTAAGTGGCGGAGTGGTTTCCGTGAGCGCTGAGGCGGACGGTCGAGTCCTACTAGCGGGAGATATCTGCATGGTAAACGGCCAGGTTCGGAAGCGAATGGCACGATTGTATGCTGATGGTAGCCTCGATGCCACGTTCAATCCGGGCGCTGGGCCTGACGGTTTCATCTTCCCAATGGAACGGTTTGGCGATGGTCGCTGGTTCGTAGGGGGAACGTTCGGCCATTTCGATGGCTACGAAAGGCGCCATATTGCCCTGCTGGAACAGGACGGGGCACTGGACCAGAGCTTCAATCCCATGGAGGGAGCAACAGGGCCTGATGCCGGCGTCTTGGCGCTATGCATGCAGCCTGGGCAAGGGTTGATTGCAGGTGGCTTTTTCACCGGATTCGGCGGCTTCCAGCGGGGAGGTATCGTGCGGCTGTTCATGGACGGAAGCGTTGATGCCTCATTTGCCGAGCAGGCGGGATTCAGCGGATATGTGGTTGCGATTGAGCGTTTAGCCAGTGGTCATCTACTCGTGGGAGGTGCATTTGACTCGTATGATGGGATTCCACGCAACAGTTTGGCGAAGCTTGATCCGAATGGTGATTTGGATTTGAGCTTCAATCCTGAACTGAACCCCGGCGATATGGTGATGTGCCTTGCGGAGCAATCCGACGGTGCCATTCTCGTTGGCGGACAGGTTGGAATTGCTCCCCGGAGGAACACCAGTTGGTATCGTCAGGCTGTTGCCCGATGGCGAGTATAGACCCGGTCTTTGCCGCAGGTGCCGGGCTTGGGTGAATGGCGGAGTGATGTCGATGAATCTCCTGCCTGATGGTCGCATCATCATTGCAGGTGAATTCACCGAATACGACAACGAGCCCAGGAACGGCATTGCGCGATTGAACAGTGACGGCACGCTGGACGAAGGGTTCGATCCTGGCTCCGGCGCGTCGTCGGAGATTGTCTCTTCGGTCGCCGTTGGGGATGGCGTGGTGATTGGTGTGTACTTCACGAGCTTCGATGGTGTTGGTAGGAATCGCATAGCTCGATTAAGGAATAGTGTTGTGGGAGTAAACGATCTTGAGGGCAATTCGAATCCGCTCCTCTTCCCGAACCCGAGCGCCGGCCGCTTCATCCTCCGGAGCACAGAGCATGGCGGGGAACTCGCTGTGCGGGTGCATGACATGCTTGGCCAGGAAGTAGCGGTGTACCAATACCGTGGTGGTGAGCTTGTCATGGAACTGGGTCACCTCCCTTCCGCCAGCTATGTGGTCCAGTGGATCGGCAACAACCGGAATGGCTGCATCCCAATCATAGTGGCGCACTAGATAGAGGCCCGGAAAGGGGCTGCTGAAGTTTCCAGCAGCCCTTCTTTCCTGTAGGCTATGCAACAGCAATGGCCCGTGGAAGACTCGAATCTATTCAACCGTGTGCTGCCAAGGTCGCTCTCCTTTCATTCTCATTCCCCATATTTGAATAATATGATGCCCGCTCTTGACCGTGCCTGCCGGTTCGATTTGAATAGAAGCGCTCACTGCGGTTGAAGATGAATGCCTGGTTATGCATAGCGGTAAGGTGGGCGGTGATATCGTATGGAGCGGCATGCCTCCCACTAGGCCTCTTCGGTCAGTTCAATGTGACCATCGCCCCCAACAACCAGCCGCCGTATTGCGGGCAGGAGATCCTCACGCTCCAGGTGAATGGCGTGCCCTGCGGGCCGG
Coding sequences:
- a CDS encoding delta-60 repeat domain-containing protein; amino-acid sequence: MTNSLLAVCSQEFNGENAGRVARLDSNGAIDDSFAVGTGADDEVFCLGRRSDGRLFVGGRFGTFDGCLDGRIVRLLPEGQLDVGFNPGTGVSGGVVSVSAEADGRVLLAGDICMVNGQVRKRMARLYADGSLDATFNPGAGPDGFIFPMERFGDGRWFVGGTFGHFDGYERRHIALLEQDGALDQSFNPMEGATGPDAGVLALCMQPGQGLIAGGFFTGFGGFQRGGIVRLFMDGSVDASFAEQAGFSGYVVAIERLASGHLLVGGAFDSYDGIPRNSLAKLDPNGDLDLSFNPELNPGDMVMCLAEQSDGAILVGGQVGIAPRRNTSWYRQAVARWRV
- a CDS encoding T9SS type A sorting domain-containing protein, translated to MNGGVMSMNLLPDGRIIIAGEFTEYDNEPRNGIARLNSDGTLDEGFDPGSGASSEIVSSVAVGDGVVIGVYFTSFDGVGRNRIARLRNSVVGVNDLEGNSNPLLFPNPSAGRFILRSTEHGGELAVRVHDMLGQEVAVYQYRGGELVMELGHLPSASYVVQWIGNNRNGCIPIIVAH